Proteins found in one Zea mays cultivar B73 chromosome 1, Zm-B73-REFERENCE-NAM-5.0, whole genome shotgun sequence genomic segment:
- the LOC100502211 gene encoding uncharacterized protein LOC100502211 gives MRRHGASEASPSIIHTSSIALLQERFRNLQKVKEMREGRELQRVHAADTTTTTTNRTASSPSSSSSLSSALSLGLQQAANANDHPRWFLHPDLIRPSRPLRGHACHGLGATGGGVVVQTTSPPPLPPSSSWGGAQNSGYRTDIDVDTSLHL, from the coding sequence ATGAGAAGGCACGGCGCCAGCGAGGCCTCCCCTTCCATCATCCACACGTCCTCCATAGCTCTCCTCCAGGAGAGGTTCAGAAACCTGCAGAAGGTGAAGGAGATGAGGGAAGGCAGGGAGCTGCAGAGGGTGCACGCTGCTGATACTACTACTACCACCACCAACCGCACCGCTTCGTCGCCGTCGTCCTCGTCGTCCCTGTCGTCGGCTCTCAGCCTCGGCCTCCAACAGGCCGCCAACGCCAACGACCACCCGAGGTGGTTCTTGCACCCGGACTTGATCCGGCCGTCCAGGCCGCTGCGCGGACACGCGTGCCACGGCCTCGGCGCCACCGGTGGTGGTGTCGTCGTCCAGACGACGTCGCCGCCGCCACTACCGCCGAGCTCATCGTGGGGAGGAGCGCAGAATTCGGGCTATAGGACTGATATAGATGTCGATACCTCGCTCCATCTGTAA